In one Drosophila albomicans strain 15112-1751.03 chromosome X, ASM965048v2, whole genome shotgun sequence genomic region, the following are encoded:
- the LOC117577606 gene encoding nuclear pore complex protein Nup153 isoform X2: MSTYEDGQQQLQHEQQQQQTPPQSPEQQQQTPIKLTNEAASSNNNSIMGKVKLRVSSIFPTSLGKWFSPTTDGNAAAASRLDQSPTSQQQQQQQQQQNGGSTLTGKRKRSRRRIELDADDAPDIIDDAQDLNEEEVQLADNIAEHDLAAEDEQTRRCEYNVNNMLRSGNKGGAHKIWTRPYDDDDDDEDLDDEDDDEQQQQQQQQLDHDDQHNYQQHPQQQLLSNRSSTQQPAAKRKRLEQSEVTFSPQFSAQRRRPPLHASTPAVSDAMLRHASTNRQQQQQQQQPQQQQRQREPAFNFLAAAAGPSNEAAVATSGDLPMSSRRSLNIPPMTERRETLLPSYKRLSLLGQQQQQQHRGPNWRTCSPISEVDSQQQQPQTTTRQETNININNNNNVINAKRGGGVAADSHSECESNESQAGLRTHNNNINNSSNNNINNNSNLLFYGNLQSRKSVFNSNAGTPPHHNSTLSLNSLNNRRRFNASIYGSTSALSDSRLLSSSCSSTMVGSPFYKGPTAFGGSAANNRYFSQGNLAIINSGGSSPAPSNSDSISSSARCISSLNYSMNPVEMRPNITNSNNNNNNNTGVGGIPSDVASGLSLTAQRILNLLENHTTPLMDAKKMGSTLREHQQQRNRHASNKPYSYPMAYKLHNNNNNNITNNNITADQDVTRNSSKLLVPTMMQLLERRRMQRVPAPSVRQQQQQSQSQQQQQQSSQQQQQSTQKTTRLLPTTNSSSSNNNNNAANNSNAAKTHTNKMRTRLLQQSRKDTRIQDEELPPPAIDLPEIRFPSMASEPKFDLTFAPPPKPTPTAVAAQPATATAVVTSAAAAATVAVTNSNNSKRQYEFDAPLELQCSEEGSNNGDDAPVPIKRAKPNFRFTPPATLEQQQQLQVQSQAKPQQQLNGDRSLKTSGSVLDVLLPKKPATTTEATATTSALNVNLTGFAGFGDQFKKSASEWECDACMVRNKQELSKCIACDTAKPKAKPPTAAAPIATNISMPASGSASTGFSGFADRFKQPAGNWECDACMVSNKSDVSKCVACETPRKTSAAATAAPPATSNVFQTTSGIGFGDAFKPKANTWSCDTCMVSNPSSATKCLACETPNPKASSNNNSSSSNAFQTSSSGIGFGDAFKPKANTWSCDTCMVSNQSSASKCVACETPNPKSSASNNSSSSSSNFKFGFASKPEATTATPKPDAGFQQLIAAQKSSSWTCEVCTAQNDVGRNKCICCEQQKPGTSADDAAAAASLNSSNSGAAAAPKFMFGFANKPSAATAAATTVVAAPATAATASTINAPFKFGFSAAAGTDVADKPTTIATKSALTAPTTFNTSAAAAPAATGFKFGAETTPSKTVSFKLSEPQATTATTTPATVPAAATKPAAEAADLTAPVSSKAPATSSIGLGLFAPVAAAPAATPATKPATFAFGAPAAASATTTAATATTTPAAASTGNKLFSFGSFTATPAVSSSNNSSSSSTSNTTTTATNSSSSNSLKPAAPIFSFGQPQPTTTTTTIPAATPATATPAPAATTLFGQPAPTVAAAAAVAPAAFVFGSQSAAPATPAPAATTTPATTTSSGTFFFGSPAAAATTKTTAAATPSASNNIFNSSSNTAAATPGVFNFGSSSGSNTTSFGASSTFGGFGAKPAAATVATATTTSSNNNNSSSSSSFNWSAPTTAAVNQFSSGGFGSNTATTTSTANAVTPSPFSLAASTASSGGGGGGGSLSAVFGNVSNPFGAASSAAAASPLTNIFSNSSSSNNNNNNQQSTAAAVTTVTATTHDKPAFNFGAATAAATPAGGVFNFGAAPTNPAPGGVGKPAFNFTASGTTPQPAAFNFTGNATTTATSAIASTGGGNDLFSPPERLFQFGATASTTDNVAAGAGQQQQHQQQPVQLFNFTGSAQQMQSTPNAAPFQFNAGAAPAQTNIFAFNPPPNAGNNMQNPRRKIRAPMRRLPPR, encoded by the exons ATGTCCACATATGAGGATGgccaacagcaattgcaacatgaacagcaacaacaacaaacgccGCCACAATCGccggagcaacaacaacagacgcCAATAAAACTCACAAATGAGGCGGcgtccagcaacaacaac TCCATTATGGGCAAGGTGAAGCTACGCGTCTCCTCGATATTTCCCACTTCATTGGGCAAATGGTTTTCACCCACAACCGATGGCAACGCTGCTGCCGCCTCTCGACTGGATCAATCGCCAACatcgcaacagcagcagcaacaacaacaacaacagaatgGCGGCAGCACATTGACTGGGAAACGTAAACGCAGCCGGCGTCGCATCGAATTGGATGCGGATGATGCGCCCGATATTATCGATGATGCACAGGATTTGAATGAGGAGGAAGTCCAGCTGGCGGATAATATTGCCGAACACGATTTGGCCGCCGAAGATGAGCAGACGCGTCGCTGTGAATACAATGTGAATAACATGTTGCGTAGCGGGAATAAAGGAGGTGCCCATAAGATTTGGACGCGTCCctacgatgatgatgacgacgatgaggaCCTCGACGACGAGGATGacgatgagcagcagcaacagcagcagcagcagctggaccACGATGATCAGCACAACTATCAGCAAcatccacagcagcagctgctatCGAATCGTTCGTCAACGCAACAGCCAGCGGCAAAACGCAAGCGTCTCGAG CAATCGGAAGTGACGTTTAGTCCTCAGTTTAGCGCCCAACGGCGTCGTCCACCGCTTCACGCCTCCACGCCCGCTGTCAGCGATGCAATGCTGCGTCATGCGTCCACAAatcgtcaacagcagcagcagcagcaacaaccacagcaacagcaacgtcagCGTGAGCCCGCCTTTAATTTCTTAGCCGCCGCCGCCGGACCGAGCAACGAGGCAGCTGTCGCCACCAGCGGAGATCTGCCGATGAG CTCGAGACGTTCGTTGAACATACCGCCAATGACTGAACGCCGCGAAACTTTGCTGCCCAGCTACAAGCGTCTGTCGCTGCtgggacaacaacagcaacaacaacatcgtgGTCCTAACTGGCGCACTTGTTCGCCCATCAGCGAGGTGGActcgcaacagcaacaacctcAGACAACAACACGTCAAGAgaccaacatcaacatcaacaataataataatgttatcaATGCCaagcgaggaggaggagttgcAGCTGATTCGCATTCCGAATGCGAGAGCAATGAAAGTCAAGCTGGTCTACgcacgcacaacaacaacattaacaacagcagcaacaacaacattaacaacaacagcaatctaCTATTCTATGGCAATCTGCAGAGCCGCAAATCGGTGTTCAATTCAAATGCCGGCACACCGCCGCATCACAACTCGACATTATCGTTGAATTCGTTAAACAATCGTCGACGTTTCAATGCCTCCATCTATGGCAGCACCTCAGCGTTGAGCGACAGCCGTTTGTTGAGCAGCAGTTGCTCGTCGACAATGGTCGGATCGCCGTTCTACAAGGGGCCAACGGCGTTTGGCGGGAGTGCGGCAAACAATCGTTACTTTAGTCAGGGCAATTTGGCCATCATCAATTCGGGCGGAAGTTCGCCGGCGCCATCGAACAGcgacagcatcagcagcagtgcCCGTTGCATTAGTAGCCTCAATTACAGCATGAATCCGGTCGAGATGCGACCCAATATTAcgaatagcaacaacaacaataataataataccggAGTTGGTGGCATTCCGTCGGATGTGGCCAGCGGATTGTCGTTGACAGCGCAGCGGATATTGAATCTGCTGGAGAATCATACGACACCGCTGATGGATGCCAAGAAGATGGGCAGCACATTGCGtgagcatcagcagcagcgcaatCGACATGCGTCGAACAAACCGTATTCCTATCCCATGGCCTATAagctgcacaacaacaacaacaacaatattaccaataataatattactgCCGACCAGGATGTGACGCGTAATAGTTCCAAGCTGTTGGTGCCAACGATGATGCAACTCCTCGAGCGTCGACGCATGCAACGTGTGCCAGCGCCCAGCgtgcgacagcaacagcagcaatcacagtcgcagcagcagcagcagcaatcatcgcaacagcaacagcaatcaacGCAAAAAACTACACGCTTGTTGCccacaacaaacagcagcagcagcaacaacaacaacaatgcggcCAACAACTCGAATGCTGCCAAGACGCATACGAACAAGATGCGCACACGTTTGCTGCAGCAATCGCGCAAGGATACACGCATCCAGGACGAAGAGTTGCCACCGCCAGCCATCGATTTGCCCGAGATACGTTTCCCCAGCATGGCCAGCGAGCCCAAATTCGATTTGACATTCGCACCGCCACCAAAACCAACTCCAACAGCAGTCGCTGcacaaccagcaacagcaacagcagtcgtcacatcagcagcagcagcagcaacagttgctgtcacaaacagtaacaacagcaagcgACAGTATGAGTTTGATGCGCCTTTGGAATTGCAGTGCAGCGAAGAAGGCTCCAACAATGGCGATGATGCTCCCGTTCCCATCAAGCGTGCCAAGCCAAATTTCCGCTTTACGCCGCCAGCAACattggagcaacagcaacagttgcaggtGCAATCACAAGcgaagccacagcagcaattgAATGGCGATCGCAGCCTGAAGACCAGCGGCAGTGTGCTTGATGTGTTGCTGCCCAagaaaccagcaacaacaacagaagcaacagcaacaacatctgcATTGAATGTAAATTTAACCGGCTTCGCTGGCTTTGGCGATCAGTTCAAAAAGTCGGCCAGCGAATGGGAATGCGATGCGTGCATGGTGCGCAACAAGCAGGAGCTAAGCAAATGCATTGCCTGCGACACAGCCAAACCGAAAGCCAAGccaccaacagcagctgccCCAATTGCAACGAATATTTCAATGCCAGCTTCAGGTTCAGCTTCAACGGGTTTTAGCGGCTTTGCGGATCGTTTCAAGCAGCCGGCGGGCAATTGGGAATGTGATGCTTGCATGGTGTCCAACAAATCGGATGTTAGTAAATGCGTTGCCTGCGAAACGCCACGCaaaacatcagcagcagcaacagcagctcctccagcaaccagcaacgtATTTCAAACAACCAGCGGAATTGGCTTTGGCGATGCTTTCAAGCCCAAAGCGAACACGTGGAGTTGCGACACTTGCATGGTGAGCAATCCAAGTAGCGCCACAAAATGTTTAGCCTGCGAGACGCCCAACCCAAaggccagcagcaacaacaacagcagcagcagcaatgctTTTCAAACTTCCAGCAGCGGAATTGGCTTTGGCGATGCCTTCAAACCAAAGGCAAACACGTGGAGTTGTGACACTTGCATGGTCAGCAATCAAAGCAGCGCCAGCAAATGCGTCGCCTGCGAAACGCCAAATCCCAAATCGagtgccagcaacaacagcagcagcagcagcagcaactttaaGTTTGGCTTTGCCAGCAAaccagaagcaacaacagcaacacctaAGCCCGATGCTGGTTTCCAGCAACTGATTGCAGCACAAAAGTCGAGCAGCTGGACATGCGAAGTGTGCACCGCTCAGAACGATGTGGGACGcaacaaatgcatttgctgTGAGCAACAGAAGCCCGGCACAAGTGCTGACgatgctgctgcggctgcctcactcaacagcagcaacagcggtgCTGCAGCTGCGCCCAAATTTATGTTTGGATTCGCCAATAagccatcagcagcaacagcagcagcaaccaccgTGGTTGCAgctccagcaacagcagcaacagcttcgaCAATAAACGCGCCATTCAAGTTTGGCTTTTCCGCCGCAGCAGGCACCGATGTTGCCGATAAGCCAACAACCATTGCAACGAAATCCGCTTTAACCGCTCCGACAACATTCAACacctcagcagcagctgcgccagcagcaactggCTTCAAGTTTGGCGCCGAAACAACGCCAAGCAAAACAGTGAGCTTCAAATTGAGCGAACcccaagcaacaacagcaaccacgaCACCAGCAACTgttccagcagcagcaacaaaaccaGCAGCCGAGGCAGCGGACCTGACTGCGCCGGTTAGCAGCAAGGCACCGGCGACATCCAGCATCGGCTTGGGACTCTTTGCAccagttgcagctgctccagcagcaacaccagcaacgaaaccagcaacatttgcatttggcgcaccagcagctgcatctgcaacaacaacagcagcaacagcaaccacaacgcctgctgctgcttcaactGGCAACAAACTGTTTAGCTTTGGCTCCTTTACAGCCACTCCAGCCGtgtccagcagcaacaacagcagcagcagctccacgAGCAACACAACCACTACcgccaccaacagcagcagcagcaacagcttgaAGCCCGCTGCACCCATATTCAGTTTCGGCCAACCACaaccaacaacgacaacaacaaccatcccagcagcaacaccagctACAGCAACTCCTGCACCAGCTGCAACAACATTATTTGGCCAGCCAGCGCCAacagttgccgctgctgcagcagttgcgcCAGCAGCATTTGTCTTTGGCAGTCAATCAGCTGCGCCAGCAAcaccagcaccagcagcaacaacgacgccAGCAACCACAACTAGCAGCGGCACATTCTTCTTTGGctctccagcagcagcagcaacaacaaaaacaacagcagcagcaacaccaagtgccagcaacaacatattcaacagcagcagcaacacagctGCAGCCACACCAGGAGTGTTTAattttggcagcagcagcggcagcaacacaaCATCGTTTGGCGCCAGCAGCACATTTGGTGGCTTTGGTGCCAAacctgcagcagcaacagttgcaacagcaaccacaactagcagcaacaacaacaacagcagcagcagcagcagcttcaactggtcagcaccaacaacagctgctgtcAATCAATTCTCAAGCGGCGGCTTTGGCAGCaacacggcaacaacaacaagcacagcaAATGCTGTAACACCATCGCCATTTAGTTtggcagcatcaacagcatcgagcggtggcggaggcggaggtggCTCGTTGTCAGCGGTGTTTGGCAATGTGAGCAATCCATTTGGAGCTGCATCCTCAGCAGCTGCCGCATCGCCACTCACCAACATCtttagcaacagcagcagcagcaacaacaacaacaacaatcagcagAGCACTGCAGCAGCCGTCACCACAGTGACAGCAACCACACATGATAAGCCTGCATTCAATTTTGGCGCCGCTACAGCGGCAGCAACG CCGGCAGGGGGCGTTTTCAATTTCGGTGCTGCGCCAACAAATCCAGCGCCAGGTGGCGTTGGAAAGCCAGCGTTTAATTTCACAGCAAGCGGCACAACGCCACAGCCGGCAGCATTTAATTTCACGggaaatgcaacaacaacggcgacgTCGGCAATTGCCTCCACAGGCGGCGGCAACGAT TTATTTTCCCCACCGGAACGACTTTTTCAATTTGGCGCCACGGCGTCCACAACTGATAATGTGGCTGCCGGCGCtggtcaacaacaacaacaccaacagcaaccagTTCAACTGTTCAATTTTACTGGCTCAGCGCAGCAAATGCAG TCAACGCCAAACGCCGCTCCGTTCCAATTTAATGCCGGCGCAGCGCCTGCGCAAACCAATATATTCGC